A genome region from Panthera leo isolate Ple1 chromosome A2, P.leo_Ple1_pat1.1, whole genome shotgun sequence includes the following:
- the LOC122214103 gene encoding cytochrome P450 4F3-like, translated as MPQLSLSWLGLGQVAASAWLLLLLVGASWLLARVLAWSYSFYDTCCRLRCFPQPPKQSWFWGHLGLVKSNEEGLRFMESLSHSFRDVHLWWMGPFYPLLRFVHPKFVAPLLQAPATVVPRDKFFYSFLRPWLGDGLLLTDGDKWSHHRRLLTPAFHFEILKSYVKIFNKSADIMHAKWKRLVSEGSTRLDMFEHISLMTLDSLQKCVFSFDSNCQESPSEYIAAILELSALVVKRQRQIFLHPDLLYYLTPDGRRFRRACDLVHNFTDAIIQERRCSLITEVSHDFLKAKAKAKTLDFIDVLLLAKDEDGKELSHEDIRAEADTFMFGGHDTTASGLSWVLYNLAKHPEYQERCRQEVQELLRDREPKEIEWDDLAQLPFLTMCIKESLRLHPPVAVVSRCCTQDVVLPDGRVIPKGVVCLVSIFGTHHNPSVWPDPEVYNPFRFDPENIKERSSLAFIPFSAGPRNCIGQTFALTEIKVVLALTLLRFRVLPDKEEPRRKPELILRAEGGLWLRVEPLSPGPQ; from the exons ATGCCGCAGCTGAGCTTGTCCTGGCTGGGACTCGGGCAGGTGGCAGCCTCCGCAtggctgctcctgctgctggtgGGGGCCTCCTGGCTCTTGGCCCGCGTCCTGGCCTGGAGCTACAGCTTTTATGACACCTGCTGCCGCCTCCGGTGTTTCCCGCAGCCCCCGAAGCAGAGCTGGTTTTGGGGTCACCTGGGACTG GTAAAGAGCAATGAAGAAGGCTTGAGGTTCATGGAGAGTCTGAGCCACAGCTTCCGTGATGTTCACCTCTGGTGGATGGGGCCCTTCTACCCACTTCTGCGGTTCGTCCACCCCAAGTTCGTTGCCCCCCTGCTCCAGGCCCCAG CCACCGTCGTGCCCAGGGACAAGTTTTTCTACAGCTTTCTGAGGCCCTGGCTGG GGGATGGGCTCCTGCTGACTGATGGTGACAAGTGGAGCCACCACCGTCGTTTGCTGACACCTGCCTTCCACTTTGAAATCTTGAAATCCTATGTGAAGATTTTCAACAAAAGTGCAGACATCATGCAT GCCAAGTGGAAGCGTCTAGTCTCAGAGGGCAGCACCCGATTGGACATGTTTGAGCACATCAGCCTCATGACCCTGGACAGTCTGCAGAAATGTGTCTTCAGTTTTGACAGCAATTGCCAGGA GAGCCCCAGTGAATATATTGCTGCCATCTTGGAGCTCAGTGCCCTTGTGGTGAAACGGCAGAGGCAGATCTTCCTGCACCCGGACTTGCTGTACTACCTCACCCCTGATGGGCGGCGCTTCCGCAGGGCTTGTGACCTGGTGCACAACTTCACAGATGCCATCATCCAGGAGCGGCGCTGCTCCCTCATTACTGAGGTCTCCCATGACTTCCTCAAGGCCAAGGCTAAGGCCAAGACTTTGGACTTCATTGATGTGCTCCTGCTGGCCAAG GATGAAGATGGGAAGGAACTGTCCCATGAGGATATCCGAGCTGAAGCTGACACCTTCATGTTTGGGG GCCATGACACCACGGCCAGTGGTCTCTCCTGGGTCCTGTACAACCTTGCGAAGCACCCAGAGTATCAGGAGCGCTGTCGGCAGGAGGTGCAAGAGCTCCTGAGGGACCGTGAGCCTAAAGAGATTGAATG GGACGACCTGGCCCAGTTGCCTTTCCTGACCATGTGCATCAAGGAGAGTCTGCGGTTGCACCCCCCGGTCGCAGTCGTCTCCCGCTGCTGTACCCAGGACGTCGTGCTCCCAGATGGCCGGGTCATCCCCAAAG gtGTTGTCTGCCTCGTCAGTATTTTCGGGACCCACCACAATCCATCCGTGTGGCCAGACCCTGAG GTATACAATCCTTTCCGCTTTGACCCAGAAAACATCAAGGAAAGGTCTTCCCTGGCTTTTATTCCCTTCTCCGCGGGGCCCAG GAACTGCATCGGGCAGACGTTCGCCCTGACCGAGATAAAGGTGGTCCTGGCGCTCACGCTGCTGCGCTTTCGGGTCCTGCCCGACAAGGAGGAGCCGCGCAGGAAGCCGGAGCTCATCCTGCGCGCCGAGGGCGGGCTTTGGCTGCGGGTGGAGCCGCTGAGCCCGGGCCCCCAGTGA